From a single Aquarana catesbeiana isolate 2022-GZ linkage group LG09, ASM4218655v1, whole genome shotgun sequence genomic region:
- the SNRPA gene encoding U1 small nuclear ribonucleoprotein A produces MAVQESRPNNTIYINNLNEKIKKDELKKSLYAIFSQFGQILDILVSRNLKMRGQAFVIFKEVSSATNALRSMQGFPFYDKPMRIQYSKSDSDIIAKMKGTFVERKRQEKRKGKVPEVPAVKKAIPGAPVQGMPGQIPGMANIPGMTQAPRMMHMPGQTPYMHHPGMMPPPGIGPGQIPPGGMPHGQMMPGQMAPMQPISENPPNHILFLTNLPEETNELMLSMLFNQFPGFKEVRLVPGRHDIAFVEFENEVQAGAARESLQGFKITQSNSMKISFAKK; encoded by the exons ATGGCTGTCCAGGAGTCCAGACCAAACAACACAATCTACATCAACAATCTCAATGAAAAGATAAAGAAGGATG aGCTGAAGAAGTCTCTGTATGCAATCTTCTCCCAGTTTGGTCAGATTCTTGACATCCTGGTGTCCCGCAACCTGAAGATGAGAGGACAGGCTTTTGTGATCTTTAAAGAAGTAAGCAGTGCAACGAATGCCCTGAGGTCAATGCAAGGATTCCCTTTTTATGATAAGCCAATG AGAATACAGTATTCAAAGTCTGACTCGGACATAATCGCCAAAATGAAAGGCACTTTCGTGGAGAGAAAGagacaggagaagaggaaaggaaaggtaCCAGAAGTTCCTGCTGTTAAGAAAGCCATTCCAGGGGCACCTGTTCAGGGCATGCCAGGACAGATACCA GGTATGGCAAACATTCCTGGAATGACCCAGGCTCCTCGTATGATGCACATGCCTGGACAGACACCATACATGCACCATCCTGGAATGATGCCACCACCAGGAATTGGCCCTGGACAGATCCCACCTGGTGGCATGCCTCATGGTCAGATGATGCCAGGACAGATGGCACCAATGCAGCCG ATATCGGAAAACCCGCCAAACCACATTCTGTTCTTGACCAACCTCCCAGAAGAGACAAACGAGTTGATGCTTTCTATGCTCTTCAACCA gtTCCCTGGCTTCAAGGAAGTCCGTTTAGTTCCCGGACGGCACGATATCGCATTTGTGGAGTTTGAGAATGAAGTTCAAGCTGGAGCTGCTCGAGAATCTCTACAGGGATTCAAAATCACACAGAGCAATTCAATGAAGATTTCATTTGCCAAAAAGTAG